The DNA sequence GACGCCGCCGACGAGGTACGCGACCCGGCCGGCGCGCTGCCCACGATCTGGTTCCAGGCGTCCGGCCGCGAGGAGCCCCGACAGCGCTGGCACCCGGACGTGTGGGTCGACCCGGCCGCTGTCGCGTCGCGCATCGAGGCGGCGCTCGCGGCCGGCGGCACGCTGGTCAGCGACGCGGAGGCGCCGCACTTCTGGGTGCTCGCCGACCCGGACGGCAACCGGGTCTGCCTCTGCACCTGGCAGGGACGCTGAGAAACCGGCATGACGCCGGCGCCGGCGAGGTCGACCACGTGGTCCGCCACGATCACCGAACCGGCGGCTCGGCCCGCCGCGGCCCGGTCACGGTTCGGCTGACCCGGCTTCCGAGCCGGACGGCCTCGGGCGCTCGCGCGTGCGGCGTGTCGGGGCGGGACAACGGGATCACCTGAAGCGATATACCTCTGCGTCATAATTATGACTCACGGGTATATCGCACACCTGTCGATGTGTCTCCCCGGACGCTCGGCCCCTCGGGCAGCGCGCCAACCCGGCAGTGTCCTCCCGCGACCGGCTCAGCGCAGCACGCCGGCCGCCACCTTGAGGTCGGCGACCAGGCCCTCGTACGCGATGTCCTGGTTGTCGGCGCGCAGCACGGCGGACGGGTGGATGGTGGCGAGCAGCCGGGTGTCCGGCGCGTCGGCGACGGCGCCGGCCCGGTCCACCGGCACCCGTGCGAAGTCCTCCGGGTGCTGGGCGGCGGCCGGCCAGGGCAGCAGTTCGCCGCGTTGCCGCGTCACCCGGAACGTCGGGCCGAGCAGCGCCTTGGCGGCGGTGGCGCCGAGCACCACCACGATCTCCGGGCGCAGCCGGGCGAACTCGGCGACCAGCCAGGGCCGGCAGGCGGTGATGTGCACCCGGTCCGGAGTCTGGTGGATGCGCCGCTTGCCGCGCAGCTCGAAGCGGAAGTGCTTCACCGCGTTGGTCAGGTAGATCTGGCCGGGATCGAGGCCGGCGTCGTCCACGGCCCTGCGCAGCAGCCGGCCGGCCGGGCCGACGAACGGCAGGCCCTGCTGGTCCTCCACGTCCCCCGGCTGCTCGCCGACGAACACCAGCCGGGCGCTCTCGTCGCCGCGGCCGAAGACCGTCTGCGACGCGTCCCGGTACAGCTCGCAGCCGCGGCAGCCGGCCGCCGCGGCGCGCAACTCGTCGATGGTGTCCGCCGCCGGCGGGATGAACTCCTGCGCGCCGGGCGCCCCCTCGGTCTCCACCATGCGCACTGTTCTACCCCGTCCGCCGCCCGCCACGCGACACCTCCCCGGCGCGTGTTGGGCGGGGGCCCGGCCTATACCGGAGCGTCAATAGAGGGCCCCGCCTTTCATCGGCTGGGTGGCGCGGGCCAGCGCGTCGGCGAGTGCCGGCAGGTCGGTCTCGTCGAGCGTGCTGACCGTGATCCGGACGGCGGGCGCGGCGGCGATCCGGTAGAGGCCACCGGGCGCCACCGACCAGCCGGCGTCGCGCAGCCCGGTGACCGCGACCGTCTCGTCCGGCACCGGCACCCAGACGTTGATCCCGGTGCGCCCGTGCGCGGCCAGCCCGCGCGCGGCGAGCGCGGCGACCAGCCCGTCCCGCCGCCGGTCGTAGCCGTCCGCCGCGCGCCGCACCAGCTCCGCGGTGGCCGGATCGCGCCAGAGCGACAGGACCAGGCGTTGCAGCACGGTGGAGACCCAGCCGGCGCCGACCTGCGCGCGGCCGGCCACCCGGGCCACCGTGGCCTCGTCGCCGGCCAGCACGGCGAGCCGCAGGTCGGGCCCGTAGGGCTTGCTCACCGACCGGACGAAGGCCCACGCCGGGGTCGCCCCGGCGAGCGGGTGCAGGGGTACGCGGGCCAGCTCGGCGGCGTGGTCGTCCTCGATCAGCAGCAGGTCAGCCCGGCCGGCGAGCAGCGTGCGCAGCGCCGTGGCCCGGTCGGCGGACACGGCCGCGCCGGTCGGGTTCTGGGCCCGGCTGGTCACCACCAGCGCCCGGACCCCGGCGGTCAGCGCGGCCCGCACCCCGGCCACGGTCGGGCCCTCGTCGTCCACCGGCACCCCGACGGTACGCAGCCCGAGCGCGGCGACCAGGTCGAGCAGGTTGGCCCACCCCGGGTCCTCCACCGCGACCGCGTCGCCGGGGCGCAGGTGGGCGGCGAGCAGCCGCTCGATGCCGTCCAGCGCGCCGCCGGTCACGGTCAGCTCGTCGGCGGGCACCCCGTCGGCGGCGAACCGCTCCCGGGCGGCGGCGGCCAGTTCGGGCCGGACGGCGGCCTCCGCGTACCCGGTGGGGGCGCCGAATCCGGCGGCGAGCGCGGCCAGGTGCGGCCCGAGCGGCGGCAGCAGCCGACGGTCGGGGTGGCCGCCGGCGAGGTCGCGGGCGTCGGGGCGCGGTGGCGGCAGCAGCGCCGCGCGGCGGGCGGCCACCGGCGGGCGGGACCGGACCCGGGTGCCGTGCCGGCCGGCGGTGACGACCAGGCCGCGCTGCCGCAGGTCCTGGTACGCCCGGGCGACGGTGGCCGGGCTGACGCCGAGCTCCCCGGCGAGCGCCCGGACCGCGGGCAGCATGTCGCCCGGGGCGAGCGCGCCGGTGCGGACGGCGGCCTCCACGCTCGCCGAAATGGCCGCCGACGTGGCACCGCTGATCTGATAACGTGCTGACACAGTTCGGAGATTGTACTAGAACAAAGCGGGAGATCGCATGTACCCCCGGACCGAACGCACCACCGCCGCCCGCACCCGCGACCGGATGCTCTACGACCGGGCCACCGCCCACGCGCTGCTCGACGAGGCCTACCACTGCGCGCTGGCGTTCACCGTGGACGGCGAGCCACGCGTCCTGCCGACCCTGCACGTCCGCGTCGACGAGACGCTCTACCTGCACGGCTCCACCGGCAGCCGGCCGCTGCTGGCCGCCCGGGGCGCGGACGGGCTGCCGGTCAGCGTCGCGGTCACCCACCTCGACGGGCTGGTCTACGCCCGCTCCCAGTTCCACCACAGCGCCAACTACCGGTCCGTGGTCGTGCACGGCACCGCCCGGCTGGTCACCGACGAGCGGGAGAAGGCCGCCGTGCTGACCGCGCTGGTGGAGAAGGTGGCCACCGGCCGGTCCACCGAGAGCCGGCCGCCGAACCGGCGCGAGCTGGCCGAGACCGCGGTGCTGGCGCTGCCGCTGCGGGAGGTGTCGGTGCGGACGCGCACCGGCGGCGTCAACGACGAGCCCGCCGACGCGGACCTGCCGCACTGGGCCGGGGTGCTGCCGCTGCGACTGACGCCGGGGCGGCCCGAACCGGACGTCGGCGTCACCGCGCCGGTGCCGGCGTACCTGCGGCCGGCGCACTCGCCCTGGCTGGAGCCGGTGGTGCTGCGCGGCGAGCACGTCGTGTTGGAACCGCTGGACCTCGCACACGCCGAGGAGCTGCACGCCGCGCTCGACGACGAGGAGGTCTGGCGGCACGTCGGCAGTCCACGCCCCACCGACGTGGCCGGGACCGCCGAGCTGATCCGCACCGCCCTGGACGCCGGGTTCCGTGGCGTCCGGACGCCGTGGGTGCAGCGCTGCGCGGCCACCGGGGCGATCGTCGGCACCACCTCCTACTACCAGCCCGACGCCGACCTGCGGACCGTGGAGATCGGCTACACCCAGCTCGGCCGGCCGTGGTGGCGCACCGGGATCAACACCGAGGCGAAACTGCTGCTGCTCACCCGCGCCTTCGAGGAGTTGGACGCGGTGCGGGTCACCTGGCAGACCAGCACGCTCAACGAGCGGTCCCAGCGGGCCATCGAGCGGCTCGGCGCGGTGCGGGAGGGCACGCTGCGATCCAACCGGCGCCGGGCCGACGGCACCTGGCGGCAGTCCGCGCTCTACTCGATGATCGCCGAGGAGTGGCCGAACGCACAGCTCAGGCTGCGGAAACGACTTCAGTCGGCGGCACCCGCCGGTTCATGATGTCCGGCATGCTGGGGATCACCGACATCGGAACGTACGTGCTGGGCACCGTGGCGATCGTGCTGCTGCCCGGGCCGAACTCGCTCTTCGTGCTCGCCACCGCCGCCCGGCGCGGGGTGGCCACCGGTTACCGGGCCGCCGCCGGGGTGTTCGTCGGCGACGCCGCGCTGATGGTCCTCTCCGCCGCCGGGGTGGCCTCGCTGCTCCGGGCGTACCCGCCACTCTTCCTCGTGATCAAGTACGCCGGCGCGGCGTACCTCGGATGGTTGGGGCTGGCCATGCTGCGCGGCGCGTGGCGGCGCTGGCGTGACCGCAACGACCCGGCCACGCCGCGCCTGATCGACGAGGTGGAGCCGGCCCGCGACCCGTTCCGGCGGGCGCTGACGGTCAGCCTGCTCAACCCGAAGGCGATCCTCTTCTTCGTCTCGTTCTTCATCCAGTTCGTCGACCCCGGGTACGCCTGGCCGGCGCTGTCGTTCCTGCTGCTCGGGCTGATCGCACAGGTCACCAGCGCGCTCTACCTGACCGCGTTGATCTTCACCGGCACGTTCCTGGCCGCCCAGTTCCAGCACCGTCGGCGGCTCGCCGCGACCGGCACCACCGCGATCGCGATGCTGTTCCTCGGCTTCAGTCTCAAGCTCGCCGCCGGCTGAGGCGTGGGTGGCGCTCAGGTGCCGTCGCCGCCGCCACCACCGCCACCGACGCCCGCGCCGCCGGCCGTGCCGCCGAGGCCGTAGCCGGGCGCGACCGGCTGGTCGGGATGGCGGCTGACGTGCGCCGACTCCCGGATCGTGGCCGACCAGTCGGCGTGCGCGGCGGCTGCGGCGTGCCGCTCGATGGCGTGCCGCAGCCAGCCGTCCACGGTGCTCACCCAGTCCCGCCGGTCCGCCCCGGCGTGCCAGACCCGGAACCGGCTGATGCTCTGGTGCGTCACCCCGGCGAGGGAGAGCCGCCGGTCCAGCCAGAACAGCACCTCCATGCCGGCCGGGTTGGTCAGCATGATCACTTCCAGCTCGGTCATCGGACCGGCGTAGAGCGGGGCGGCCCAGAAGCCGAGCCGCTGCTGGAACGGCAGCGTCTGCTCCACCCCGGGCAACCGGCCCTGCTGGAGCCCCGCCTGCCGCATCGCGAAGCCGAGCGTGTCCAACGCGGCGAGCAGGTGCTGCTGGGTGGGCAGCGGGTGGATCAGGACCGGCACCATCTCGCCCTGGTCGAGGGCCGGGTCGACGGACACCTCGGTCCGCAGCCCGGTGCGCAGCGTCATCAACGGCACCCCGCCGAACACCGTCACCGGCGTCTCCCAGGGCAGCGGCACGGCGAAGTCGACCGCCCGCCGCCGCCCGGCCGGCACCACGAACCGGCCCGCGATCGACCACCTGTGGTACTGCACGAGCCGGCGCGGTGACCCCGGGTCCTCCGGCTCGACCTGCGCGACCAGCCCCAGCCGGAGGTGCCGGACCGGAACGTCGTCCCGCCCGGCGGCCAGCGTCACCCGCCCCGGCAGGCGCAGGCCCGGCCGGGTGCTCGGATTGGTCAACGTGGTGCTCACCGAGAGCCCGGTCCAGAAGGACTCCCGGGACACCCCGGTCAGCCGCATGCCCCCGGCATTCCCGTTCCCCACCCGCCCATGCCGCCCGCGCCCACCCCTCACCCCCACCCGTTCTCCCCGCCGCAGATGCACGGAAAGTGGGCCTGTTCACGCTCGAACAGGCCCACTTTCCGGGAAACAGGGCGCGCAGGAAGGGGGTGGGGGTGCGGAGGGTCAGCGGAGGCGGCGGCCCCTCGGCACCGGGTCGGTCTCGTCGTCGAACTCGCCGATGACCTCCTCCAGGAGGTCCTCCAGCGCGACGAAGCCGATCGGCCGGGTCGGGCCGCCACCGTTGCGGACCAGCGCGAGCTGGGCCTGCCGGCCCCGCATCGCCGCCACCGCCTCGGACACCGACGACTCGGCCGGCAGCGTGAACGCGTTCGTCATCAGCTCCCCGGCGGTCGCCGCCCGGCCGGTGGTCACCGCGCGCACCGCCTCCCGGACGTGGACCAGGCCGCAGACCTCGCCACCGCTGTCGACCACGGCGAGGCGGGACCGGCCGCTGTCCCGGGACACGTGCTCGATCCGTTCGGCGGTGTCGTCCCGGCGGACCGTGACGATCTTGTCGAACGGCTCCATCACCTGCGCCACCGTGGTGCCCTGCAACTCCAGCATGCTGGTCAGCAACTGGTGCTGCTCGGCGCCGAGCAGCCCGTGCTCCCGGGACTGCTCCAGCAGGATGCGCAGCTCGTCCGGGCCGTGCACCTGGGCGAGCTGGTCCTGCTGCTGCACGCCGACCAGCCGCAGCATCGCGTTGGCCAGCCCGTTCAGCAGCGACAGCACCGGGCGGGCGATCCGGGCGAACGCCCGGAACGGCAGCGCCAGCAGCATCGCCGAGCGCTCCGCGTCGGTGATCGCCCACGACTTCGGCGCCATCTCGCCGACCACCAGGTGCAGGAACGTCACCAGGCCCAGCGCGAACACCAGCGCCACCACGTGGCTCGCCGCGTCGGGCAGACCGACCGCGTGCAGCAACGGACTGAGCAGATGCTCGATGGCCGGCTCGGCCAACGCGCCGAGGCCCAGCGTGCACAGCGTGATGCCGAGCTGCGCGCCGGCCAGCATCAGGCTCAGCTCCCGGACGCCGTCCAGCGCCGCCCGGGCCGCCCGGCCGCCGCCGGCCGCCGACTGCTCCAGCCGGTACCGCTTGGCGGCGACCAGCGCGAACTCGGCCGCCACGAAGAATCCGTTGAGCGCCAGCAGCACCACGGAGAAGAGAAGCGCGAAACCGGGGCTCATGCCGCACCCTCCCCGCGCACGCCGGCGGTCGTCCGGAGCCGGACCGAGTCGGCCACGTGCCGGTCCACGGCCAGCACCTCCACCAGCACCCGGTGCCCGGTCGACGGCTCGTCGCCGTCACCGGCGGACGCGATCTCCAGCCGGTCACCCACCTCGGGCACCCGACCCAGCTCCCGCATCACCAGACCGGAGAGCGTGTCGTACTCCGGCGCCTCGGGCAGTTCGATGCCGGTGCTGTCGGCGACCTCGTCGATCCGCCAGCGGGCCGGCACCACCCAGGAGCCGTCCTCCTGCCGGGCCGGCGCGCGGTCCGGCGGGTCGTCCTCGTCGCGGATCGGCCCGACCAGTTCCTCGGCGAGATCCTCCAGCGTGATCACGCCGGCGAATCCGCCGTACTCGTCGACCACGCAGGCGAGCTGCCGGTGCCCGGACCGGAGCCGGTCCAGCACCGTCGGCAGCGGCAGCGTCTCCGGCACCAGCAACGGGGGTACGGCCACCGCGTCGATCCGGGTACGCGCCCGCTCGGCCGGCGGCACGCCCAGCACGTCGGCGATGCCGACCACCCCGATCAGGTCGTCGACGCCCTCGGCGCCGCGCACCGGGAACCGGGAGTGGCCGGTGTCGAGCATCTCGACGATCCGGCTGACCGGCTCGTCGGCGCGGACGGTGTGCACGTCGACCCGGGGCACCATGGCCTCGCCGGCGGTCAGCCCCCGGAAGTCGAGCCCCCGGTCGAGCAGGTCGGACATCTCCGCGTCGAGGTGCCCCTCCTCGCGGGACTCGGCGATGATCTGTTCCAGGTCGGCCGGGGTGGCGCCGCTGGGCAGCTCCTCGATCGGCTCGATGCCGACCCGGCGGAGCAGCCGCACGGCCGCCCGGTCGAAGAGCGTGATCAGCGGACCGGCGATCCGCAGGTAGATCAGGGTGGACCGGGACAGCGCCCGGGCCAGCGGCACGGCCCGGGCGATGGCCAGGTTCTTCGGGGCCAGCTCGCCCAGGACCATCTGCACGACGGTGGCGATGACCAGGGCCAGCACCACCGACAGCGGCAGCGACACCGCGCCGGACACCCCGGCCACGCCGAGCAGGTCGGCCAGGCCGGCGCCCAGGTACGGCTCGGCGACGTAACCGACGAGCAGGGCGGTCACGGTGATGCCGAGCTGGGCGCCGGAGAGCATGAAGGAGAGCCGCCCGGTCACCTCCAGGGCGCGGGCGGCGGCGCGGTCGCCACCGTCGGCGAGTTGCTTGAGCTTGCCGCGGTCCACGGCGACGTAACCGAACTCCTGCGCCACGAAGTATCCGGTGGCGGCGGTGAGCACGGTGATGAGAAGGAGACCGACGAGGATCAGCACGGGAGGTTCAGGGCTCCCGGGGTCGTCGGGGAGGGAAGATGCCGGGTACGACCCGGCCGGCTACTGCTGCCCTCCGGGGCAGGAGAGTCGATCATGCGGCCCATTTTATCGGTGCCCGCTGGGTGCTCGCTGAAGGTGCCGAAAAGCCTCCCCCACGTCCGGTTCTCAGCGTCCGGCCAGCTCGTCGACGTCGAGCAGCGACCGGTCGATCCGCCCGGAGCGGTAGGCGGCCCGCCCGATCATCTGCGCGGCGACCGGCGCGGTGGAGAGCTGGAAGATCGCCACCAGCGCCAGCATCCCGAGGTCCGAGCCGGTACGCAGGCGCAGCGCCAGCCCGCCCAGCAACAGCAGCACGCCGAGCACCTGCGGCTTCGTGGCGGCGTGCATCCGGTCCAGCGTGTCCGGGAAGCGCACCAGCCCGATGCCGGCGACCAGGCTCAGCAGCGCGCCGCCCAGCAGCAGGAACCCCCCGGCCCAGTCCGCCACCGCGCTCACGCTGAACCGCCTTCCGTTCGCGACTGCGGGGCTCGCAACCCCGGCTCACTCCTCGCGCTCACGCTGAACCGCCCTCCGTTCGCGACTGCGGGGCTCGCAACCCCGGCTCACTCCTCGCGCTCACGCTTCGGCCCGGACGGCGAAGCGGACCAGGGAGACCGAGCCCACGAAACCGAGCAGCGAGAGCACCACCAGCACGGGCAGCGTGGCGGCGTGCCGGGTCACCGCCGCCTCCGCCCCCACCGCGCCGAGCATGGCGGCGAGCAGCAGGTCGGCGCCGACGATGCGGTCGAGCAGGGACGGGCCGCGGTAGATCCGGGCCAGGGCGAGCAGCGCGGTGGCCGAGAGCAGCACGGTCAGCGCGACGGCGAGCAGGACGGTCACGGGTGGTTCCTCCGTTCGACGGGTCCGGGATCGAGCCGGCGTACCTCGCGGGAGGAGCCGACGGCGCGGACGATGCGCCGCTCGACGGCGAGCACGCGCTCGCGGCTGTCGGTCAGGTCCGCCGGGCCGCGCACGTCGAGCACGTGCACGTAGAGCACACCGCGCGTGCGGTCGATGTCGAGGATCAGGGTGCCCGGCACCAGCGAGATCACCTCGGCGGTGAGCGCCAGGTTGAGGTCGGTGCGGACCCGCAGCGGCACCGCGATGATCGCGCCGCGCGGCCGGTAGCCGGGGCGCAACGCGACGGCGGCGACGTGCACGCTGGCGCTGACCAGCTCCGCGACGAACGTGGCGGCGAGCACCAGCAGCGGCCCCGGGCGCAGCCGCCCGCCGAAGGTGACCGGCGGCAGCGGGAAGAAGAACAGCACCGCCGCGCCGATCACCAGGCCGGTGAGCAGGTTGCCCCAGGACACGTCGCCCCAGAGCAGCAGCCAGGCGGCGACCAGCCAGCCGAGCGCCACGGCCTGGTCGCGTCGCCGCCCGCCGCGACCCGCCGTCGGCGGATCGCCGGCCGGCGGCGCGTCGCCCCGGCCCGGGGGCGGGTCGACGGTCACGGCATGTCCCGCGGCAGCACGGCCCGCACGTACGGGGTGCGTTGGCGCAGGTCGGCGGCGGCGTCCGAGGTGACCTGGAACAGCGGCCCGGCCACCAGCGTGAGCAGCACGCCGAGCGCGACCAGCGCGGCGGTCGCGCCGACCATCAGGCCGGGCAGCCGAGCGACGGGCGTGGTGGTGGCCAGCCGCGGCGCCCGCCAGAACGCGATGTTCCACACCCGGGACGCCACGTAGAGCGTGAGCAGGCTGGTCAGCGTGCCGGCGCCGACCAGCACGGCGGGCAGCGCGCCGCCGGCCGCCACGCCGGCCTGGAGCAGACCGAGCTTGCCGAGGAAGCCGGAGAACGGCGGGATGCCGGCCAGGTTCATCGCCGGGACGAAGAAGAGCACCGCGACCACCGGGGTGACCCGGGCCAGCCCGCCCAGCCGGCGCAGGTCGGTGCTGCCGGCGCGCTCCTCGACCAGGCCGGCGACCAGGAAGAGCGTGGTCTGGACGGTGATGTGGTGCACCACGTAGAAGATCGACCCGGACAGGCCGGCGACGCTGCTCAGCGCCACCCCGAAGATCATGTAGCCGATGTGGCTGACCAGCGTGAAGGAGAAGAGCCGCTTCATGTCCGACTGGGCCACCGCGCCGAGGATGCCCACCACCATGGTCAGGCCGGCCACCACCATCAGCAGGCCGGAGACGCGACCGCCCGGGAAGAGCAGCGTCTCGGTGCGGATGATCGCGTACACGCCGACCTTGGTCAGCAGGCCGGCGAAGACGGCGGTGACCGGCGCGGGCGCGGTCGGGTAGCTGTCCGGCAGCCAGGCCGACACCGGGAAGACCGCCGCCTTGATACCGAACGCCAGCAGCAGCGTGAGCTCCAGGGTCAGGCGTACGCCGGCCGGCACCGCGTCCAGCCGGCCGGCGAGCTGCGCCATGTTCAGGGTGCCGGTGGCCGCGTACACCAGCCCCACGGCGGACAGGAAGAGCAGCGACGACAGGATGCTGACCACCACGTACGTCGATCCGGTACGCAGCCGCGCCTCGGTGCCGCCCAGCGTGATCAGCACGAAGCTCGCGGCCAACAGGATCTCGAAACCGACGAACAGGTTGAACAGGTCCCCGGCCAGGAAGGCGTTCGTCACGCCGGCGGTGAGCACCAGGTAGGTGGGGTGGTAGATGCTCACCGGCGCGGTCTCGCCGGTCTCCGCCCGGCCCTGGCCGATCGAGTAGAGCAGCACGCAGAGCGTGACCGCCGAGGAGACCACCACCATCAGCGCCGCCAACTGGTCGGCGACCAGCACGATGCCGACCGGCGCCGGCCAGCCGCCGACCCGCACCACCACCGGCCCGTACCGGTACGCCCGGACCAGCAGCACCACCGCGACCAGCAGCACACCGGCCAGGCAGAACACGCTGATCGAGCGCTGCAACCGGGGCCGCCCGGTCAGCATCAGGGTCAGCGCCGCGCCGAGCAACGGCACCACCACCGGCAGCGGCACCACCCCGCTCACGGCGCCACCTTCCTTCGCGACCGCGGGGCTCGCAAGACCGGCTCACTCCTCGCGCTCATACGAGCCCTCGTCCCGGCGCAGCCGGCGGCGGGCCGGCTCCGGGTCGACCTGTTCCGGGTCGCGGTCCGGGCCGTCGCCGCCGAGGTCCGCGGTGGCCACCTCGTTGCGTTCGGCGAGCCGGACGGTCTGCCGGTCCTCCAGGTCGTCCTGCACCTCGTCGTCGCCGCTGGTGTACCAGCTCCGGTAGGCGACCGCGAGCAGGAAGGCGGTCAAGCCGAACGTGATCACCACGGCGGTGAGCACCATGGCCTGCGGCAGGGCGTCGCTCATGTCGCCGACCGGCGCGGTACCGACCAGCGGGGCGGCACCGGACCGCCCGCCGAGCAGGATGAGCAGGTTCACCCCGTTGCCGAGCAGGATGACGCCGAGCAGGATCCGGGTCAGGCTGCGTTCCAGCAGCAGCGTGACGCCGGTGGCGACGAGCACCCCGACCGCCAGCACCAGCACCAGCGTCGGCCCGGTCACGCGCCCGGCCCCTCACGCCGTACCGCCAGGCCGCGGCCCGGCTCGCCGGCCGCCTCGATGTGCCGGTCCACCTCGGCGCCCAGGCTGCGCAGGATGTCCAGCACCAGCCCGACCACCACCAGGTAGACACCGATGTCGAAGAAGAGCGACGTGACCAGGTAGAGGTGGCCGAGCAGCGGCAGCCACAGGTCCACCTTCACGCTCTGGAGCACCTCGCCGGTGAGCAGCAGGCCGAGCACGCCGCTGCCGACCGAGACCGCCAGCCCCGCGCCGAGCACCATGCCCGCGCCGACCGGCGCGGCCTCGGCCAGCTCGTACCGCCCGCCGGCCAGGTAGCGCAGCGTCAACGCGAGGCCGGCGACCAGCCCGCCGGAGAAGCCGCCGCCGGGCGCGTTGTGCCCGGAGAAGAGCAGGAACAGCGAGAAGAGCAGCACGGTGTGGAAGATCAGCCGGGTGACCACCTCGAACACGATCGACCGCCGCCGCTCGTGCAGCGTCTGCCCGCCGCGCAGCCAGACCGTGCGCCCCGGGCGCGGCACTTCCGGGCGGGGGCGGCGCGGGCGCGGCCCGGTGCGGGAGCGCTCGAAGATCAGGCTGGCCACCCCGGTCGCGGTCACCACGAGCACCGAGATCTCACCCATGGTGTCCCACGCCCGGATGTCCACGAGCGTCACGTTGACCACGTTGCGGCCGTACCCCTGCGCGACCGCGAGGTCCGGGAACGCCGCGGAGATCGACGGCGCCCGGCGGGCACCGGCCGCGGCCAGCGCCAGACCGGCCATCACCAGGCCGGCGGCGACCCCGATGCCCCGCCGCAGCCACCGGCTGCGGCGCAGCGGACGGGCCGAGAAGCGTTCCGGCAGCCGCCGCAGCACCAGTACGAAGACGGCGATGGTGGCGGTCTCCACCAGGAACTGGGTGAGCGCCAGGTCCGGCGCGCCGTAGAGGACGAACATCATCGCGGTGCCGTAGCCGGTCACGCCGACCAGCAGCATGGCGGTGAGCCGGCGGCGCGCGCCCACCGCGAGCACCGCGGCGACCGCGATCACCACGCACACCACCAGCTGGGTC is a window from the Micromonospora sp. DSM 45708 genome containing:
- a CDS encoding Na+/H+ antiporter subunit D; this encodes MSGVVPLPVVVPLLGAALTLMLTGRPRLQRSISVFCLAGVLLVAVVLLVRAYRYGPVVVRVGGWPAPVGIVLVADQLAALMVVVSSAVTLCVLLYSIGQGRAETGETAPVSIYHPTYLVLTAGVTNAFLAGDLFNLFVGFEILLAASFVLITLGGTEARLRTGSTYVVVSILSSLLFLSAVGLVYAATGTLNMAQLAGRLDAVPAGVRLTLELTLLLAFGIKAAVFPVSAWLPDSYPTAPAPVTAVFAGLLTKVGVYAIIRTETLLFPGGRVSGLLMVVAGLTMVVGILGAVAQSDMKRLFSFTLVSHIGYMIFGVALSSVAGLSGSIFYVVHHITVQTTLFLVAGLVEERAGSTDLRRLGGLARVTPVVAVLFFVPAMNLAGIPPFSGFLGKLGLLQAGVAAGGALPAVLVGAGTLTSLLTLYVASRVWNIAFWRAPRLATTTPVARLPGLMVGATAALVALGVLLTLVAGPLFQVTSDAAADLRQRTPYVRAVLPRDMP
- a CDS encoding monovalent cation/H+ antiporter complex subunit F, with product MTVLLAVALTVLLSATALLALARIYRGPSLLDRIVGADLLLAAMLGAVGAEAAVTRHAATLPVLVVLSLLGFVGSVSLVRFAVRAEA
- a CDS encoding Na+/H+ antiporter subunit E; protein product: MTVDPPPGRGDAPPAGDPPTAGRGGRRRDQAVALGWLVAAWLLLWGDVSWGNLLTGLVIGAAVLFFFPLPPVTFGGRLRPGPLLVLAATFVAELVSASVHVAAVALRPGYRPRGAIIAVPLRVRTDLNLALTAEVISLVPGTLILDIDRTRGVLYVHVLDVRGPADLTDSRERVLAVERRIVRAVGSSREVRRLDPGPVERRNHP
- the mnhG gene encoding monovalent cation/H(+) antiporter subunit G; this encodes MSAVADWAGGFLLLGGALLSLVAGIGLVRFPDTLDRMHAATKPQVLGVLLLLGGLALRLRTGSDLGMLALVAIFQLSTAPVAAQMIGRAAYRSGRIDRSLLDVDELAGR
- a CDS encoding Na(+)/H(+) antiporter subunit C; this encodes MTGPTLVLVLAVGVLVATGVTLLLERSLTRILLGVILLGNGVNLLILLGGRSGAAPLVGTAPVGDMSDALPQAMVLTAVVITFGLTAFLLAVAYRSWYTSGDDEVQDDLEDRQTVRLAERNEVATADLGGDGPDRDPEQVDPEPARRRLRRDEGSYEREE